Genomic window (Nicotiana sylvestris chromosome 7, ASM39365v2, whole genome shotgun sequence):
aggctagaattgcaattatatgcaatttagctttaaaaataccaaataaatttgtaaaaatatataaaaattatattaactatattttggtataaatatgataaataaaacaaattatccaccaaaatgataattttgggaataattatttgtttttatactgctaaaatgagaaataaattgattaaaaaaatctttaaaaattgggaaaaaatactaaaacacttggcatgcttatatatgcgtacatatgttattttgaaagtattttgtatatgaaAAATACATAGAACATGCCCAATGTACTGGGCTCGCCTAATAAAACTTTATGCAATTGCGTGTAACTAACCGTGTAAATCCTCAAATTCTCTTAATAAATCATTGActattcaaaattattatttttaaaaaaaataaattattaagttgAGACTACtttatgtcataattaaaataaaaattattgcatGTTATCTACTAAGACTGCTACGATGGTAAAtttaaataaatctttcatttaaaacgtatttatttattaatttttgttatgtctttattatataatagtccataatatttttataattattttcctaaatatttttttttcacatTTACGAGATACaatatttattaatttaatagctcagtattaactagtaactatttacaaataattagttatcatggtattatatggtgaattatgtgtcactttattaacttgttgaaatttaaaaataaattatgctAGAGAATCgtatttaaattgtgaattatgtttttatataaattctctttcaaatagaaagcatattaaataaaaggattatttaaaaaaatcaaattataatatcgaaattctttcaagattcattactccttaagagatacatataagatttcatatcgaatacattacttttgatgtttgagttgtaaCGACGTTGCAACTAATTTacatattatgatatatgtcatacttttcgtattattcatagttgaattataattcataaatattttaaatagattatttgttatatttttgtgattttaatgtaattctgtaattattttttattttacactattttaaaattcttaaaatttataaaatttaaaCATCCATGGGACTTATGTCTCATATCTCAGGGCTTACGCCTCGCCTCACGccccgccttttaaaacatttAGTAAAATTACATCCAGACATCCCTTTATCAAGCTAGCAAGCTAAATAAAGGCAAGAACACAAACTCAAATAatttagtaggcgtttggacataagaattgtaaaatttgaaaaaatggtgaaattttttttcaagtgaaaatggtatttgaaatttagagttgtgtttggacataaatttcagTTTAGGTTGTTTTTATAGTTTTGTGAgtaatttgagtgaaaattttggaaaacagCTTTTtgcagtttttcaaattttctaaaatttccaaaatgcattttccagtgaaaattagaaattttatGAACAAGCGCTGATTTagaaaaaaagttaaaattttttggaaaaattttccatcaaattttatgtccaaacgagCACTTAGCCTAACAATTTAATGATGCTATCCATATCATATTGCGTTATTAATAACATCAACTTCAACTAAGTGGTGCTATTAACTGgaattatttcttcccttttgccATTTGGCATATTTGGCTCAACATAAAtaataacaatcaaaacaacatgGACTATCCTATTAATATTAACCATATCATCCAAAAAGCAACAGAATTTATGCTTCTCACTGAAAAATGCCCTAACACGTACCAAAATCCCCATACAGATTAAATAGAACAAGCCACCTAGAGGGCGGTTCAAACTAAATATCGACGCTAGTTTTAAAAATCATAACGAAAAAACTGGCCTTGGAGGAGTAATCCGAGATACCTATGGGAATTGGATAGTTGGATTTGCTAAATCTACCAGGCTAATGGCTCAGTACAAGCAGAAATGAAGGCACTCATTGAGGGGCTAAAAACATCACAAGAATGGGGAATGTTCCCGCTAGAAATAGAGACGGACTCCACGGAGGTGATTCATTCAATACAACAAGGGAACAAATTATATAACAACATTATTGATAAATGCAGGTTGTTCATGCACCAGCAGAAGGTGATCCTCCAACATACCTTCAGGCAAGGGAATAAGATTGCACATCACTTGGCAAAGAAGGCAAGGCAGAAAGGGAAACAAGTTTTTGTATTATCACTATGTTATGTAAACTCTCTAGTAGAAAGTGATCAAGAGGAACTCTATGTTTGTATTAAGACTTTATCTTATGATGCTTTTAATATCCTAGCAAGCTTAGGAAATCAAAGTGTCCTTAGTGACACAAATTATGAAGATTATGTACGCAATAACTATTTATTAATATATAATATTCCTGTTTACTCAAAAAAAATCATGATATTTAGTACTGACTATTCATTTTACACTCCGGAAACTTGAACATCACTCACTTCAATTAAGAGACCTCTGTGAGGTGAATTCCACATTAATAAAACACGAGAGATATTGTGTATATAAATACACAAGCCTTAGACCTTAGTGGCACATTTTAAAGTCATATAGGCCTAGGCCAAAGCTGATAGTATTATTAGTGGGGTGGGCTGTTAGGTTCACCATAGGCAGAATAGCCTGACATACACTTATACTTGTTCGTGTTTGTCATCTCGGTCCCTGTACTTAacatagagcccgtttggattagctgatttgaagtagctgataagcattaggtgctgaaagGCACTTTTAACTgctgaaactgatttaataaataagcagttacgtgtcTGGGTACAAGTGCTGAAATTGATAATAAGTTGCTGCAGTATTTGATAAAAAAGTGCTGATAAACtatttttgttaaaatgacttaaataacCTTAGAACTATTTACACTTAAGGGCgtaattttttcaaaattttagattCCAGATCGATTCAAATAtaaaatattctatttgtcattttattttaaatacaattgtgcttagataagataatttttatgataaatataatttattttatgataagcatataatcataagttataataattaataaattgacaAAAATGTCTTGCTAAAAAATATACCTAAATAGGACAAATTATTTGAAGAAAAACAAACATTGTCTTCGTCACCACAACACTTAGAAAACAATACACCAAAAATTTGATGTCATCATTTATTACATACAGTTCAAAGATTAATACACAATTACATAGATATAAGTATGCAAGGGAATAGAGAATATGCCTATCTTAAATAGTCAATAAGAATTGCGGACTTGAAAAGGTGGGGGAGGGGGAGGGAAGGGAGGGGAGGGGGGTTTAGGTTGAATACTTGAGGCAGTGAGTATCGATGCAGGAGTTTTGTTCTACAAAtaaatattttaaggataaactaataaaaatcttggtcaaacttaaagtgcttataagctaaaaataagcttttggcttatttttttaacttataagtacttggcttataagcacttttaacttTACCAAACGCATAGATAAGCCGAAAAATGCTTATAagctagtttgaccagcttataagcttagccaaacaccctcataATTTCATCCAGACACATGAACTCAGTCAAAAACATGTGTTCTAAACCCCTCCGGCATTACATGTTGATCACTCACCCAAAGAAATTATCATGTCCACATCAGATAAATTAACGTCACatctttatttaattaaaatattactttttataTATATTACAAATCCATCCCCATCTTCCTCTGCTGTCAACGACCCTTATCACAGTAAAACAGACCAAAAATCACAGAGTCGCCTCCAACGTTTTGCTCTCTTTCCTCCTTTCTAAGCACAATCTTAAACCCCAACTCATATATAAAACtcttcaattttcataaaaaatttctaTCTTGCTTAATCTCCTTACTCTCACTATTTTAAGTAAAATTCATATCAGCATGATAATCTTGGAATTTACGGGCTTCAACAAAGTAAATCCTCAAGAACAGAGACACAAAAGGCGGGCCAACAACAAACGAGCAGTGTACCTCACAAGAATTTAGTTTGAAAGTATAGTTAtaaaaaaggggcaaacaaccACTTTTTGGAGAACAATATACTTTCAATTTTTATACCGCAAAATCCTTTTTTCTTCTCCTACTAGCAGCGTACCTAATGAGGAGAAAGGGAGATTAGAGAGATAGCATTTGATTTAGTTTGAAATGAACCTTCATATGGGAATTTTGATGCAGTACTCTATTTTCATTTTCAATATGATCTTAATTAAGAAGAAAAAATCGGGATGGTATGGCTTCAgaagggaggggggggggggagggggtttTCCGATAGGAAGGAGGTGGAGAAGCAGATGGGAAAAACGGGAGACAAGGAAGGGGTTCAAGACAAGTTGGGCCGAAAGAAGGTAGCGCAATTATTTTACTCTTTTTTgctttttattgttatttttatgaTTTATAATATTTCTAAATTAAAATTAGTACATCCACTCTGCAATTTAGAGCGTGTAACCACTTATTTTTTTGACTCAGCAAAACAAATACTACCACATAAGCTCAGTCAATGTCAAAGGAAGTTTAAAATACATGTTTTGACTGAATATGAAACTATGCTAGGTACAAGGACCGGGTTGACAAACACAAACAAGTGACCGAGTTTTCTTCTGAAGAACTAAAAATTGATTTCTGCAAGCACAAATAGAATATGCACTATTTGGGAATTACATATTGCAATCCAACTATCAAGCAAACTAGATATGCACAAATCAGTTCACTTGGATCAATAGAGAACCAGTTTGGATTGACATTATTCTATGGTTCCCTCGACACGTCCATTGGATATTAATGGAACAGCACAAGTAACGCAAAGAAAGCGATTTAATTTTATATGTTTAACTTGTATACAAAAATGGTGTTCAACTTCTTGACAAAGTTGATTAAATGACCTACAATAAAAAATACTTTTATAGGGATTACGAGTAGTCATTTTCATTTCCATCAAAGCAATTTCAAGATTAGTCCACAAACCTCTCACAAAAAGCAGATACTAACTAAAGATAAAACCAGATCTATCATTTCGAATCCAATGTTGTTTAATCAAAACAAGAAAAAACAAATTCCTTGATACCCAGAAGAGAAAATTACCAAATAAACAACTCAAAACCTAAGCTTGGTAAGTCAACTTGGCTTAGCTTCTATAGCAGCAGACACCTTTTTGTCACCTGACTAAAGGGTTTCAACAGTAACAGCTTCCTTGAGCCTCAGCACAATTTACTACTGTCTAACAAATGATCCCGTATTAATAACATCAAATTTAACTATGCAGTGCTAATAGCTATACTGTAAATTGCACTTGCTATAATTTTAAAAACATGTTCATTCAGTATTAGGAATGAGAAAGCATCTAAACCATTACTTTACAAGATCTACTATAGAGTATCCTAAAACATGGAAATGACAATATTGAATGTAGCAGGAGACAGGTAGCAAGGTGCAACTGATATAAACACCATGCTGTTTAATACTGACAATTCATTTATGCTTCGGAAACTTGAACACCCCTCACTTCAATTTTAAGAGAGAGTTCACCATATGAAGCAACCACATATACACAAACAAAAACATacaacaacaccaacaacaacaaccaccacccagtggaatcccacaagtggggaaAAGTTGTCTGAGCCCGGGAACAAAAACATACGAGCAGAATGCCGAGGTTACTTCTTTTCAGGAACTTAAAATTGATTTCTTTGAGCCCAGCCAGAAAATGCACTTTCAAATTATTACATGTTGCAATCCACCTATCAAGCCAACTAGATAAGAAATCAGTTCGCTGAAATCACAAGAATCAGTTTGGATGGACATTATTCTATGCTTTCCTTGACACGTCCATTGAATATTAATAGAACAATGCACGCAACGCCTCAGAAAGCAATTTAATTAACGAGTTCGTGTTTGTTTCTTTATATCTTTAGCTTAAATGAGTAAATGACCTATAACAAACAGTGAATATAACTTAAATCTTAATTTGTTGGTCTAAAGAAATGATAATACAGTGAATAGTATAAAATCTACAGTGTATATAACCTAAATCCATTACGAGTGGTGATGTTCATTTCCAGCAAAACAATAGAAATGTCAATCCACAAACCACTTATCAAGCAGAACATCAATATATAGAAAACATTAGTCTCGTGAACAACAATAACTAAAGATAAAACACAGATCTATCATTTCAAATCAAATGTcgtttaaacaaaacaaaatcaaagCAAAATACTCAATAATCAGAACAGCAAAATTACCAAATAAAGAGCAAAATCAACTCAAAATCTAAGCTTGGAAAAGAACCAGCGATTTTTCCCAGTCTTAAATCGCTCTTCAAACTTAGCTTTCGCCTCTTTAGCAGCAGTAACCTTCTTATCACGTGACTGAAGACAATCAACAGTAACAGCTTCCTTCAAATCAACATCCAATGTGTAACGCGTAGGCATAATGTGATTGTAATTAACGAGCTTAATGAAAGTCTTAACCCGTGATTTCTTCGCCTGTTTTTTGTCAGAATCCTTACGAATCACTTTCTTTGGGTATTTCGATACGCCGACGACCAAACAGTGACCGTACGGCCTGTCACGTGTCCCATCGTCAAAGGCTCGAACAATCACAGCTTTCCTCCCGGCGTAGCGCCCTTGGAGTACGACTACGGCTTTGTTTGGCTTAAGGAATTTCACCATTTTTGCGATTTGGTAAAAGCTGTGAACGATGGATAAAAACCCTATCTAggtttttgtttgtttatatatATGGGAGAGGATAGCCAGCAAATGAGACCCTAAGTTTTATGGGCTTTTGGGCCTTGGGTTTAAGTAATGGACTTGGGTTTTATAACAGTTGGACATCGAGTCGGGCGAAGTGCACAAATAGCTTAAGACCCCTATTTAAAGAATAAtcaaaatttataaaaaatttaaagtataGTTGCTCAAAATCGAGGAGGatatggaggtgaaaaattaGGGTAGAAGGGTAATAGGCCGTAGTGTGTTATTCTGATCTGTTCCATGTTTATGAGGGCTAGCCGACTAGTACATTGTCTTCGATTCTTAGAGTGTTAGTATTATGGTTGTTTTTAGTACTATCTTCTGCTTTGATTTTCTATTACCTTGTTGTGTTAATGCTTGTTGCTATTTCTATTACTTTTTTGATTTTCCCAGTTCATACATTGCTGGTATCATTTCCTGaccttgttattgatatttactTGTTTCTATTCTTCATCTCGAGCCGATGGTCTTTctaaaacaacctctctatctctctagggtaagggtaaggtctgcgtacacattacacTCTTCAAATCCTACTTTTGGATTCtattggattgttgttgttgctcaaAATCGAATTGCTAGTCTAGATTTTTTAAATTAAGGTCAATTTT
Coding sequences:
- the LOC104235576 gene encoding large ribosomal subunit protein eL27x-like, encoding MVKFLKPNKAVVVLQGRYAGRKAVIVRAFDDGTRDRPYGHCLVVGVSKYPKKVIRKDSDKKQAKKSRVKTFIKLVNYNHIMPTRYTLDVDLKEAVTVDCLQSRDKKVTAAKEAKAKFEERFKTGKNRWFFSKLRF